GGGTAGACAAACTCTTTTAAAAGAACTAGCAGAGGAAAAGGAAAGAACAATAGTTATATATGAATCTCCCTTTAGAATAGAAAAAACTTTAAAAGATATAGAAACTTTTATGGGTAAAAGAGATGTTGTTATTGTTAGGGAAATAACAAAAATCTATGAAGAAGTTTTAAGAGGAAGTACAACTGAACTTATAGAAAAATTAGAAAAAAGTCCTATAAAAGGTGAAATTGTTTTATTAATAGAGCCACAACAAAAGGGGGGGAAATAAATATGTCAATGACACAGATTAACTGGTATCCAGGACATATGAAAAAAACCAAAGATTTAATAGAAGAAAATTTGAAACTTATTGATGTGGTTTTAGAAATAGTTGATGCAAGAATACCTTTATCAAGTAAAAATCCTAATATAGCTAATTTGAGTAAAAATAAAAAAAGAATAATCGTTTTAAATAAATCAGATTTAGTTTCAAAACAAGAACTAGATAAGTGGAAAAAATATTTTAAAGAACAAGGTTTTGCTGATGAAGTTGTAGAAATGAGTGCAGAGATAGGTTACAATGTGAAAAAACTTTATGAGGCAATAGAATTTGTTTCAAAAGAAAGAAAAGAAAAATTATTAAAAAAAGGTTTAAAAAAAGTTAGCACAAGAATAATTGTTTTAGGTATTCCAAATGTAGGGAAATCAAGATTAATAAATAGAATAGTTGGTAAAAATAGTGCTGCCGTTGGAAATAAACCTGGATTTACAAGAGGAAAACAATGGGTAAGAATTAAAGAAGGAATAGAGCTTTTAGATACACCAGGGATTTTATGGCCAAAATTTGAAAGTGAAGTTGTAGGAATAAATCTTGCAATAACAGGAGCAATAAGAGATGAAATTTTACCAATAGAAGATGTTGCTTGTAATCTTTTAAAAAGGATGTTGGAACAAGGTAGATGGGAAAGTTTAAAGGAAAGATATAAACTTTTAGAAGAAGATAAAGATGATAAGGTCTTAGAAAATATTTTATCTAAAATTGCTTTAAGAATGGCAATGTTGAATAAAGGTGGAGAACTAAATATTTTACAAGCAGCCTATACTCTTTTAAGAGATTATAGAGTAGCAAAATTAGGTAAATTTGGATTAGATGAAATAAGATAAGATAATTTATTTATCTAGCTAGTAACAAACTATTTTTATAGATTTATATATGAGGTGAAAAATGAATAAATTAGATTTGAATTTAAAAGAAGTTCATAATGAATTAGTTGAATTTTTAAAGGAAAATTTTAAAAGGGCAGGTTTTTCAAAGGCAATATTAGGTTTATCAGGAGGAATAGATTCAGCACTTGTAGCTTATCTATTAAGAGATGCCTTAGGAAAAGAAAATGTACTTGCTATTATGATGCCATATAAATCATCAAATCCAGATAGTCTAAATCACGCAAAATTAGTGGTAAAAGATTTAGGAATAAATGCTAAGACTATTGAAATAACTGATATGATAGATGCTTACTTTAAAAATGAAAAAGATGCTACATCTTTAAGAATGGGAAACAAAATGGCAAGAGAAAGAATGTCAATATTATTTGATTATTCTTCAAAAGAAAATGCTTTGGTTATAGGGACTTCTAATAAAACAGAAATTTATTTAGGGTATAGTACACAATTTGGAGATTCTGCTTGTGCTTTAAATCCAATAGGAGATTTATATAAAACAAATATCTGGGATTTATCAAGATATTTAAAAATTCCAAATGAATTAATTGAAAAGAAACCTAGTGCTGATTTATGGGAAGGACAAACTGATGAACAAGAAATGGGTTTAACATATAAAGAAGCAGATCAAGTTCTATATAGATTATTAGAAGAAAATAAAACAGTAGAAGAAGTTTTATCTGAAGGATTTAATAAAGATTTAATTGATAATATTGTAAAAAGAATGAATAGAAGTGAATATAAAAGAAGAATGCCACTTATAGCTAAAATAAAAAGGTAGGTGCTTATGAAAAATCAATTAAAAGAAGATTTGAATGATTTTCTAAAAGAAAAAGAAGAATTGAGAGAAGTAATTGGAAAAATTGGTGGAAACAACGATTCACAGGCAAAAATAATAACTACTCTTTTTGTTGGTATAGTCTTAGTAATTTTTGTAACAGGAATAGTTTTAAAACAACTTTCTCCAATGACTACACTATTACTTTTAATTTTAATACTTAGCTTTAAAATAATTTGGATGCAACAACAGATGCAAAAATCAATGCATTTTCAATTTTGGATATTAAATTCTATTGAGATTAGAATTAATGAGTTGGATAAAAAACAAAAAAAATTAGAAAAGATGATAGAAAAATTAGAAGAGGATTAAATCCTCTTTTTGTTTCTATTTTTATTAAAAAAATTAATAACAGTTTTTCTATTTTATACTAAAAAAAATACTTCTCCAAACTTATCATTTTATTACTTTTATTATAGAGAAAAATGTAATAAAATAACACTTTTCAAATAAAAATATTATGATATAATTAAAAGGCGAATATTTTTTAAGGAGGATAAAATGAAAAAAAGTTTAATTGTATTACCTATGTTAGCATTATCTGTCTCAGCTTTTGCAACGGAACTAACATTACCAAAATCTTATACAGTGAGATATACTCATAATTTTGGAAAAATTGATGGTTTTGTACAAATTCCAAAGGGAGGGCAGTTTAATACTACTTCAGAAAGAAGACCCATATTTGATGAACTTAATATAAAAAATATTAATTATCCAGAAATATTTATAGGAGTAAATTGGGATAATTTAGGAATTTATTATGATATAAAATATGATTCTTTTAAGGGCAGTGCAACTTTAAATAAAGATTTAAAAACTCATAATATTCAACTCAGAAAGGGAGATAAAATATCAAGTAAACACTTGTATGCTTTTCATAATTTAGGAGTCTCATATGATTTTAAATTAAACTCTAAATTCACTTTTACACCAAAAGTAGAATTTTCAATTTTACAATTTTCATATAAATTTTCTGCTACTGGTAGCACAATAGTAAATAATAATGAAAGAAAGTTCAGGGCAGGAGGAATGAGAGTGGGAGGAGAAGCAAAATATCAATTTACTAATGATTTTTCACTTAAATTTAATATTATGACTCATATACCACATGATAGTATAAGGTCATCTTTGGATACTTCTTTAATGGGGTCATATAATCTATTTAGAAGTGGGAAAACAGAACTTAATATATTAGCAGGTATAGGATATAATAGATTTAAGTATAGAGATACTCAAAGAGATATGCAAAATTTTATGTATGTTAAGGTGAAGCCAGTCTATAAAGTAGGACTTGAATTAAAATTTTAAAAATAAAATAAAGAGGCTATTGTAAATGCATCAAAATATTATAGATAAAAATAAGAGAGTTACATTCCAGATTTTAGGATAAAAATTAAATAGAATGAGCCGAGCAAATCTCGCTGTGTTTGAAGCTGACTTGTCAGCAAGTTTAGCGAATTTGCAGCGAATTCTTAATTTTTATCTGTTAAGAAATCTGGCTAGTAATGAACTATTTTTATCACATTAACCATTTGCAATAGCCTTTTTTATTTAAAAATTTTTATTAAGTGTTAATTGGATTAAACTACTTTTCTTTATATCACCAAAATATACTCCTAAAAGTCTAACTTCATCTTCTTTCTCAAAAGAATTTATTAATTCTAACATTTCATTATAGAGAAAATCTTTACTTCTTGTAGAAAATTTTAATTTTTTACTTTTAGTATAAGTCTTAAATGAAGTATATCTTATTTTAATAGTAATACTTTGAGCAAAGACATTATTTTTAACTAATCTTTCAAAAGTATAATCAAATAGAGAGTTAAATTCTCTTACAATTTCTGAATTATTTTGTAATGGTATTAAAAAAGTTTCTTCATTTCCAATAGAATGAATCTCTCTTTGATATTCAACCTCATCATAATCTATTCCTCTCACTGAGCAATATAGATTCTCTCCACGAGATTTACCATATTTTTTGACAAGATAGTCAAGAGAATAATTAAAGACATCTTTAACATAAAAAATTTTATCATTTTTTAAAACTTCAAAAAACTTTTTTCCAACCCCTGGAATAATTTTAATTTTTTTATTTGCAATATATTTAATAAATTCTTTCTCATTTTCAAATATAAATAACCCAAAAGGTTTATTTATATCACTTGCTATTTTGGCTGATAGTTTATTAAAACCAATTCCAACAGAACAAGTTAAGTTTGTTAATTCTTTTATTCTTTGTTTAAATTTTATAGCAAAATTCTTTTTATTTTCAGCTTTTATAATATCAGTTAAATCAATATATCCCTCATCTGTTGCAACAAATTCAACTTTATTTGTAATTTTTAAAATAAGATTATGAATTTCATTAGAAATTCTAATATATTCAGTCTTATCAGCAGGAATGACAATAAGTTTATGGCAAAGTAACTTTGCATCAGAAACTTTCATTGCTGAATGAACACCATATTTTCTAGCTTCATAGCTAGCAGTTGTAACAATATTTTCTCCAACAACAATAGGTTTATTTTTTAATTTTGGGTTTCTATTAATTTCAATAGAGGCATAGAAAGCATCCATATCATAGTGCATTATTATTCTTTTCATAAAATTTTCCTTAATAATTAGTTTGTAGATAGTATATAATAAAAAAAGAAATAATTAAAGTTAAAATCAAAAAAATAAAATTTTTGAGATTTTAACTCAAATAATTTGCTTTTTTATAAAAAAGAATGTATAATTATATAAATCAAATTTAGAAAGAGGGAAAAAAGATGTTATTACAATTTTATTTCTTAAATTATAGGTCATTTGAAGGAGAAGGAATTTTAGATATGAGAGCAAGTGGAAGTAATGAGTTATCTTCACATATCAGAAATAGTCTTAATGAAAGAGTTTTACCAGTGACAGCTATTTATGGTGCAAATGCAAGTGGAAAATCATCTGTTTTTGAAGCCTTTCAATTTATGGCATGGTGTGTCTTAGAATCTTTATCTTTTTCAGATGATAATAAAAAAAATCCATATAAATTAAAGGTAGATTCTTTTAAGTTTAGTGAAAATAGAGAAAAACCAAGTGAATTTGAAATTAATTATATAGATAAAAAAGGCAAAAAAGAACTATATTATAACTATGGATTTAAAATAAATAATTCGGGTATTTTAGAGGAGTATTTAGCCTCTAATACAAAAACTGGTGTAAAAAGAAATGAAGACTATACTTATATTTTCAAAAGAGAAAGAAATCAAAAACTTTATTTAGATTCTTCAATAGAAAAATTCAGAGAGAATTTAGAAATTTCTTTAAAAGAAAAAACATTATTGGTATCATTAGGTGCAAAATTAAATATAGATGAATTTATTAGAGTAAGAAACTGGTTTGTAAATACAGAAGTAATTAATTTTAGTAATTCATTATATGGTGTACTTTTAGAAAATATTTTGCCTAACAATATAATTGAAAGTGAAGAAGTAAGAAAAAATTTAGTTAATTTCATAAATTCTTTTGATGATTCTATTATTGATATAGAAGTAGAAAAAATTTCTGCTATTGATGAAGATGATAAAGATAATTATAGAGTTTTTACTGTACACAAATCTGATAAAGAAACTTCAATTGCTAAAATATCTATGAATGAAGAATCATCAGGAACTAAAAAAATGTTTTCTCTATATCAAACTTTATTAGATGTTTTGGAAAAAGGAGGAGTATTTTTTGCTGATGAGTTAGATATTAAATTACATCCATTGCTTATGAGAAATATATTATTGACATTTACAGATAAAGAAAAAAATCCTAATAATGCTCAATTGATATTCACAACTCATAATACTATTTATATGGATATGGATTTATTGCGTAGAGATGAAATATGGTTTGTTGAAAAAGATAAAGGTGCATCTAAAATATACTCTTTAGATGATATTACAAATGAAAAGGGTGAGAAAGTAAGAAAAGATTCTAATTATGAAAAACATTATCTATTAGGAAACTATGGAGCTATTCCTAACTTAAAGAACTTATTAGGGAGGGAGTAGTATTGAAAAGAGCTAACAGATTAAACACAAAACGTAGTGAAAGAAAAAGAGTACTTTTAAAGGCAGGAGCATATTTAATAATTACTGATGCTGAGAAAACTGAAAAAAATTATTTTGAAGGAATAAAAGATAGCATTCCAGATAATTTAAAAAATAATTTACAAATAAAAATATATTCTAATAAATCCCTATCAAAAATTATTGATTTTGCAGCTGAACAAAGAAATAAAGATGAAAGATTTAGGGATATATGGCTTGTATTTGATAGAGATGAAGTTAAAAATTTTGATAAATTAATAGAGAAAGCAAAAGAAGCTAAGATGAATGTAGGGTGGTCTAATCCTTGTTTTGAAATTTGGCTAATGTCTTATTTTCAAAATCCTAAAAATATATATGATTCTCAAAAATGTTGTGAAAGTTTTGAGAAAATATTTAAAGAGAACACTAATAAAAAATATAAGAAATCTGAGGAAAAAATTTATAATATTCTTTGTGAAAATGGGGATGAAAATAAAGCTATACAAAGAGCAAGAGAAAAGTATTATCAAATAAGAAAAGAGTACAGTCAACCAAGTAAAATGGTAGGGTGTACTACTGTTTATAAGTTAGTTGAGGAATTGAAAGGGAAAATTAATAGGGAATAGAGGGAGAAGAGTTTTGAAAAATTTAAGATTAGAAAAAAGAGAAAAAATAAAATCTGAAATAAAAAGACTTTTAGAAGATAAAAAAAGAGTTCTATTTATACATTATTCATGTGAGAGTTTTTATGATATAAAAGATGGGCATACCCCAAGAATAACTTCAATAGCAGTTCAATATTTAAATACAACAACAACAGAATTATTTTCTATACATAAAATAGCAGAAAAAAAGCAAATAAATATAGATTTAAAAACTAATTATGATGAATTAGAAAAAGAAATGTTAACAGATTTTTTTTCTTTTGTAAAAAAACATAAAGAATATAAGTGGATACATTGGAATATGAGGGATATTAATTATGGTTTCGGAGCCATAAATAATAGATATGAAATATTAAAAGGAAAATGGTATGAGATAAAAGAAGAAAATAAATTTGATTTAGCAGATAAATTAAAAGAATTTTATGGAAAAAACTATATTGAACATCCAAGATTAGAAAAAATATGTGATTATAATAAAATAGATAGAAAAGATTTTTTATCTGGTAAAGAGGAATCAAAAGCTTTTGAGGAAAAAAGATACTTAGATTTACATAGATCAACTTTAAGAAAAGTAAAAAATTTAAAAGAAATTTTTGAAAAAATGATTGATAATTCTTTAAAACATAAGTCCAAATTCAAAGATACCTATGGAATTTCTGTTCAGAGCTTATATGATTTAATAAAGGAAGATGGAAGAGTATTTTTTATTTGGACTATTCTAGTAATAGTATTTGGACATTTTTTTATAAATTTTTTAATAAAATTAATGAAATATTTTCAATAGAAAGGGATGATATTAGAGATGTTAAGAGGTTCAGAGTGGATAAAAGCAGATTTTCATATTCATACACTTGGTACAAAGAAAAATGATCAATTTTTAGAAAGAGAATCAGATATATTTTTTAATATTTTTTTTAAAAAAGCTTATGAAAATAAAGTTAAAATTATTGGAATAACTGACTATTTTAATATAAAAAACTATGAGATAGCAAAAAAAGAACTAGATAAATTGAAAAAAGATAATACTATTTCTAATGAAGAAAAGGAATTTTACAAAGAAATACTATTAATTCCTAATATAGAATTAAGAATAGCACCTGTTACAGGAAAAAAAAGACTTATAAATATTCATTGTTTATTTTCACCTAATAGACTATCTGAACTTTCAGATCATTTTTTTTCAGAAATGAAATGTGGAAATCATAAAATGACAGAAACAGGTATTATTGAATTAGGAAGAACTTATTTAGAAGATTCTAATAATAAAGAAGAAATGTATAAAAAAGGAATAGAAGTTTTTTTTGTTAATATAGAAGATTTAGAAAAAGCAAAAAACTATTTCAAAGATGATTTATTAATAGGAGTGTCTAATTCTTCTTGTGATGGGGTAAGTGGTATAAAAGGACATGAAGAATTTTATAATAAAGAATATGGAAGCATAGAAGAAATACAAAGAAGAATTTATAGTATATCGGATTTTATTTTTTCAGCAAATCCAAATGATAGAGAATACTTTTTAGGTAAAAAAAATGGTTTAGAAGAGGTAGAAAAAAGATGTAAAGGAGTAAAAGCTTGCTTTCATGGAAGTGATGCACATAAAGAAGATAAACTTTTTAAACCTGAAAACAGTAGATATTGTTGGGTAAAATGTGAACCAACATTTGAAGGAATAAAACAAGTAATTCAAGAACCAGAAGATAGAGTTATTATTCAAGAAAATAAACCTGATGATAAAAAAAATTATAATATTATTGATAGTGTTAATTTTCAAGATGATAATGGTGATGAAATAAGGGTTTATTTTAACCAAAATTTAAATACAATAATTGGAGGAAAATCGACGGGGAAATCTTTATTATTAAAAAATATAGTAAATTTTATAGATGAAAAGCAACTAATAGATAAAATAGAAACAGAGAATTTTCTAAGACTTAGTAATTTTAAAGTTGAATGGAAAGACAAAATAGAAGATGGAAAAAGAAATGTTGAGTATATTCCACAAACCTACTTAAACAGATTGTTAAATAGTAAAAATAAAGAAAGTGAAATTGATAAAACTGCTGAAAAAATAATGAAACAGGATGATAATAGAAAAGAAAATTTAGAAGAGCTTAATAAAACAATAAAAAATAAAGAGAAAGAGATACATTCTATTATTGATAAATACTTTGATATAAAAGAAAAAATAGAAAAATTTGAAGAGGCATTAAATTTAATTGGAAGTAAAAATATAATTGAAAAAGAAATAGAAGATTTAAATACAAAGCTAAAAATCTTACAGGATAACAATGGAATTAATGAGATTGATATAGGTACTTTAAATAAAATTAAAAATGAAATTGATGAAAATAAAAATAAAATCTCTAAAAATGAAGAAGAAACAGAAAAGATTAGGTTGTTGAAAAATAATAATTGTATTTTTGACACAAATTATTTAGAGAAAGTAAAATCATTAGAAAATAAAGCAATTAATGAGATTATAAAAAATACAGAAGATAAGTTAAAAACTATATTATTAGAGTTAGAAAAAAATTTAATTGAAAAACAAAATATATTATTAGAAGAGAAAGATAAACTTACTAAAGAATTGAAACCATACAATGATAAAATTAAAAATAAAGAAGAAATAGAAAAAATAGAAAATTCATTATCTAAAGAAAAAGAAAAAATAACAAAAATAGAATTTATTGAAAATGAGATAAAAATAGAAAATATTAATAAA
This DNA window, taken from Fusobacterium simiae, encodes the following:
- a CDS encoding NAD+ synthase; its protein translation is MNKLDLNLKEVHNELVEFLKENFKRAGFSKAILGLSGGIDSALVAYLLRDALGKENVLAIMMPYKSSNPDSLNHAKLVVKDLGINAKTIEITDMIDAYFKNEKDATSLRMGNKMARERMSILFDYSSKENALVIGTSNKTEIYLGYSTQFGDSACALNPIGDLYKTNIWDLSRYLKIPNELIEKKPSADLWEGQTDEQEMGLTYKEADQVLYRLLEENKTVEEVLSEGFNKDLIDNIVKRMNRSEYKRRMPLIAKIKR
- a CDS encoding RloB family protein, whose protein sequence is MKRANRLNTKRSERKRVLLKAGAYLIITDAEKTEKNYFEGIKDSIPDNLKNNLQIKIYSNKSLSKIIDFAAEQRNKDERFRDIWLVFDRDEVKNFDKLIEKAKEAKMNVGWSNPCFEIWLMSYFQNPKNIYDSQKCCESFEKIFKENTNKKYKKSEEKIYNILCENGDENKAIQRAREKYYQIRKEYSQPSKMVGCTTVYKLVEELKGKINRE
- a CDS encoding AAA family ATPase produces the protein MLLQFYFLNYRSFEGEGILDMRASGSNELSSHIRNSLNERVLPVTAIYGANASGKSSVFEAFQFMAWCVLESLSFSDDNKKNPYKLKVDSFKFSENREKPSEFEINYIDKKGKKELYYNYGFKINNSGILEEYLASNTKTGVKRNEDYTYIFKRERNQKLYLDSSIEKFRENLEISLKEKTLLVSLGAKLNIDEFIRVRNWFVNTEVINFSNSLYGVLLENILPNNIIESEEVRKNLVNFINSFDDSIIDIEVEKISAIDEDDKDNYRVFTVHKSDKETSIAKISMNEESSGTKKMFSLYQTLLDVLEKGGVFFADELDIKLHPLLMRNILLTFTDKEKNPNNAQLIFTTHNTIYMDMDLLRRDEIWFVEKDKGASKIYSLDDITNEKGEKVRKDSNYEKHYLLGNYGAIPNLKNLLGRE
- the dinB gene encoding DNA polymerase IV — encoded protein: MKRIIMHYDMDAFYASIEINRNPKLKNKPIVVGENIVTTASYEARKYGVHSAMKVSDAKLLCHKLIVIPADKTEYIRISNEIHNLILKITNKVEFVATDEGYIDLTDIIKAENKKNFAIKFKQRIKELTNLTCSVGIGFNKLSAKIASDINKPFGLFIFENEKEFIKYIANKKIKIIPGVGKKFFEVLKNDKIFYVKDVFNYSLDYLVKKYGKSRGENLYCSVRGIDYDEVEYQREIHSIGNEETFLIPLQNNSEIVREFNSLFDYTFERLVKNNVFAQSITIKIRYTSFKTYTKSKKLKFSTRSKDFLYNEMLELINSFEKEDEVRLLGVYFGDIKKSSLIQLTLNKNF
- the ylqF gene encoding ribosome biogenesis GTPase YlqF, giving the protein MSMTQINWYPGHMKKTKDLIEENLKLIDVVLEIVDARIPLSSKNPNIANLSKNKKRIIVLNKSDLVSKQELDKWKKYFKEQGFADEVVEMSAEIGYNVKKLYEAIEFVSKERKEKLLKKGLKKVSTRIIVLGIPNVGKSRLINRIVGKNSAAVGNKPGFTRGKQWVRIKEGIELLDTPGILWPKFESEVVGINLAITGAIRDEILPIEDVACNLLKRMLEQGRWESLKERYKLLEEDKDDKVLENILSKIALRMAMLNKGGELNILQAAYTLLRDYRVAKLGKFGLDEIR